In Paenibacillus sonchi, the genomic stretch GGATTAGCCCGCAGCAGAGCTTACAGCGGCTACTTTGCCTCAAAACGCAGGCAAAGCAATGTCCGCATAGTTGTCCTCAAGGAACTTCTTTACTTCCGGGCCGCTGATGCGCTTCGCCAGCTTTTGGATGGCGTCGGAATCCTTGTTGTCCTCGCGGGCCACCAGGGTGATGGTGAATTCGGAGTCGCTTCCTTCGGTGATCAGCGCGTCCTTCTTCGGTGTCAGTCCGAGCGGGCTGGCATAGGCCGGAGTCATTGCCACCAGGTCGGCGTCATCCAGCATGCGGGCCAGCATCAGCAGGTCAACTTCCTGGAACTTGAACTTTTTGGCGTTCTCGGTAATGTCGGCCTGGGTCGCCTGAATGCCCACGCCTTCCTTCAGCTTGATCAGTCCGGCCTTTGCGAACATTTGCAGCGAGCGTCCGGTATTGGAGGGGTCATTCGCCATGACCAGGGTTGCCCCCTCCGGCAGATCGGCAATTGACTTATACCGTTTGGAATAACCGCCGTAGATCGCATCATATACCGGCTGCACCTCCACCAGCTTGGAGCCCTTGCTGGCATTGAACTGCTTCATGTAGGGAACGTGCTGGAAAAAGTTCGCGTCCACTTCCTTATTAGCCAGCGCCTCGTTAGGCTGGACATTGTCAGACAGAATGACGACTTCCATGTCTACGCCGTCTTCCTTGAGCAGCGGCTTCACGATATCAAGGATATCGGTCATTGGCGGAATGAGCGAGGCCACTTTAATTTTGACTGGTTCGGTGGCAGTTGCTGCCGGCGCAGTGGCTTCAGGTGTGCTTTCAATTTTCTTGTTGTTTCCGCAGCCTGCGGCAATCATGACCAATACGAGCAGCATAAGTGTGTATTTCAACGTTTTTTTCATTAGTGCAGTGAACCCCCATTTTTATATATTGTTGTTGTTCTGTTGTTAATAAGCCTAAGGCTCCCGGCCGCTCAGCGTTTATCCAGCAGCCTTGCCAGGGTGCTTCCCGCAAACTGGATAATCTGCACCAGTACAATCATTACGAGAATCGCATAGACCATCACCTCGGTCTCAAAACGCTGATACCCGTAGCGGATGGCGAAATCGCCAACTCCTCCCCCGCCGACCACGCCCATCACGGTTGAAAAGGAAATGAAGCTGATGGTTGAAGCCGTCAGGCCAAGCACCAGGCCCGAACGCGCCTCCACATACAGGAACTTGAAGATCAGCCCGGCCTTCGAGGCTCCCATGGACAGTGCAGCTTCAATGGTACCCTTCGGCACTTCCAGCAAAGACTGCTCCACCAGCCGCGAGTAATAAGCGATAGCGACAATGGACAGCGGCACGGCAGCCGCCATAGTACCGATGGCCGTACCCACCAGGATGCGGGTGAAGGGAATCAATGCAACCACCAGCAGCAGGAACGGAAAAGAACGGACCACGTTGACAATGGTGTTCAGTACAAGCGACAGCGTCTTGTTCTCATAGAGCTGGCCCTTGCGGCAAAAGTATAAAACAGTCCCCAGCGGAAGCCCGAGCAGCACTGCCGCTCCTGCCGAAATGCCGACCATGACAAAAGTTTCCCCGATGGACTCCCACATCTGATCCTGGTATTTCAGCAGATTCTCAAACATGCGCTTCCCCCGCTTTGCCCGTAATCCGCTCACGGTAGCTCCCCGAATGGCCTTTCGGTGCCAGAAAACCGCCGTCTCCGCGGGAAAAGGAATCGACGATCCGTCCGCCTTCCATGACAGATACGTCGGTACAGATCTTCCGCACAACATCCAGCTCATGCGTGACGATGACTACAGTTACCCTCAGCATGTCATTGATATGCTGTAGCACATCAAGGATATCGGCCGTTGTCCCAGGGTCGAGCGCAGAGGTTGGTTCATCGCACAGCAGCAGCTTCGGGCTGTTCGCCAATGCCCGGGCGATCGCCACCCGTTGCCGCTGCCCTCCGCTGAGCTGGGCGGGATATTGGTCTGCCTTGCTCTCCAGGCCGACAAAGTGCAGGCATTCCCGGACCCGCTCCATCCGTCCGCTGCGCGGCGCTCCGGCCAGCTCCAGCGGAATAGCCACATTCCGGCTGACGGTGGCATTGCCCACCAGATTGAACTGCTGGAAGATCATGCCGATCTTCTGCCGTTCCCTGCGCAGCAGCTTCTCCGGCATTTCCGTCAGCAGTCTGCCGTCCAGCGTCACAGTGCCTGCATCTGGACGCTCCAGCAGATTGATCAGCCGCAGCAGGGTGGATTTACCGGCACCGCTGGCCCCGATTATGCCGTGAATAGCTCCGGCCCGAACCTCCAGCGATACCTTATCAACAGCACAATACCGGCCTTCTTTCAGATCGAAGCTTTTGCTTACCCCACTCAGTGCTAGAATATGAAGCCCCCCTTCC encodes the following:
- a CDS encoding methionine ABC transporter ATP-binding protein; this encodes MLALSGVSKSFDLKEGRYCAVDKVSLEVRAGAIHGIIGASGAGKSTLLRLINLLERPDAGTVTLDGRLLTEMPEKLLRRERQKIGMIFQQFNLVGNATVSRNVAIPLELAGAPRSGRMERVRECLHFVGLESKADQYPAQLSGGQRQRVAIARALANSPKLLLCDEPTSALDPGTTADILDVLQHINDMLRVTVVIVTHELDVVRKICTDVSVMEGGRIVDSFSRGDGGFLAPKGHSGSYRERITGKAGEAHV
- a CDS encoding methionine ABC transporter permease; amino-acid sequence: MFENLLKYQDQMWESIGETFVMVGISAGAAVLLGLPLGTVLYFCRKGQLYENKTLSLVLNTIVNVVRSFPFLLLVVALIPFTRILVGTAIGTMAAAVPLSIVAIAYYSRLVEQSLLEVPKGTIEAALSMGASKAGLIFKFLYVEARSGLVLGLTASTISFISFSTVMGVVGGGGVGDFAIRYGYQRFETEVMVYAILVMIVLVQIIQFAGSTLARLLDKR
- a CDS encoding MetQ/NlpA family ABC transporter substrate-binding protein; the protein is MKKTLKYTLMLLVLVMIAAGCGNNKKIESTPEATAPAATATEPVKIKVASLIPPMTDILDIVKPLLKEDGVDMEVVILSDNVQPNEALANKEVDANFFQHVPYMKQFNASKGSKLVEVQPVYDAIYGGYSKRYKSIADLPEGATLVMANDPSNTGRSLQMFAKAGLIKLKEGVGIQATQADITENAKKFKFQEVDLLMLARMLDDADLVAMTPAYASPLGLTPKKDALITEGSDSEFTITLVAREDNKDSDAIQKLAKRISGPEVKKFLEDNYADIALPAF